The following nucleotide sequence is from Hevea brasiliensis isolate MT/VB/25A 57/8 chromosome 7, ASM3005281v1, whole genome shotgun sequence.
CAATGTACTATAAAAGCACCCAAATGAAATGGTCTAAAAGTTATCTAATCAAAATAACTTTTAGAGGTCTGAATAAATAGCAACCATCTTGTGAGTGTCCTTGCATCTACATGCCTGTGCCATTGTCCAAATACAACAGTGTAACAACCAATGCCCACAACAAACTTACTTTATAATTATCTAACAGCCAGctaaaatgtccataaaaaattaaTCATTGTAAGATATCAGAATCCACATTTGTTGACGTTGATAGCAATAAGTAGATATATGAATTTCATAATTCATCATTTGATCATAACATTAGGCAGAATATGTTTATATGCACATTTTACTGGGTTCTAATAACTCACCAATGCCTGCAAGATTGCCATATTTTTGCACAGTACGTGTAATTCTCAACACCTTCTCTTCACCAATGCCAAGCTATAGCCATCATCGATGTTAACCAAATGCATAAATTATAACTCGAAACAACAGAAGACAGGCCTCTAGTTGCAAaatgaattttttaagttttacatTAAGTAGGTGACATCTGTGCATTATTAACCAAGAAAAGTAAAGAGATGGGGTTGAACAGAGCAAACCTTTGAACAAACATCATCAGTTGCCCCATGTTTCCTGAAAAGCTTCCCCAGATAGAATGGTATCATATCACTGATACAGACTCCCCTGAAGGGTCATGTTGAAACAATAAATTCATAATCACAAGGTAATTATTATCATAAGTATTCAAAATCAGTGTGGCagtgtaaaaaataaaataaaataaaacaaggaACATTTTATCAACAATGATATATCTCGTTGATTTATATTTAACAGCTATTAGGTTCAATCTATAATTATTACGATTCTCCATTGTAGAATTGATGGCTAACAATCACTGGAATTTATCCTTTTGTAAGGTACACCAATTGAGCCTTGCCTTAAGCGAACTTCAATGTGCAAGCTTCCAAAGCgttctaaaatttaattttggtctAGAATTATTGCCACAGAAGAAACCATTTGCCATGACTGAATAATGTTACACAATTGATCTTGCAGCAATAGCATGTGATGTACTAAAGAAAAAAGTGGAATTGACACTAACCAGTATACCCAAAGAACTGTGGACATGACGTATGGAGCATTTCTGGAGAACGAATCAACAAAAGATTGCCATGTTCCATCCACCGATAGCATCCGTGACAAGTTTATGCCAACCTAAATCAAATCCAAAGGAAATAACCAAAAACCTTAAATGAAAACAAAAGCACTATAAAAGACTATTTCTAATGAACTAAAAAACCTAGCAAAAATCTACAGAGCTAAGTAAATGCTTGAGTTAGCAAAACAGAAGTACCAGAAGAAAGGACAGACCCAAACATTTAAAGCCTCCTCACTGATGAATAATCCACAACCAGCAGCCATGAGCAACCAAAAATATATCCACCTATAATATGGAATTTAAGGAGAAAGCTTAAGAATGGTACCATTTAACAGAAAATAGTCATACGCAGAGAGTGTTGTAGAACAGCAATATACCCTGGTGCATATTCAGGAAGTATGATTCTGTATCCAAAAGCTTTGAAAGTGAAACCCAAAGAGGTTGAAGCCATGGCTGAAGATGTTGAACCTTCGGCTAGACATTGAACTCCAAATAATGATCCAACACTAGGCCGTTTGAGACCAATTGATGTGATTGTAATGATTGCAGCTACGCCCACAGCAATTGCTAACATTAGCAGAAAAGAATTTCCCTCGGCACTAGTATTATTTTTCTGATTTCTTATTATCTCATTGGCACCCCTATTTTGTCCATCCAAACTTTCTTCACTAACTTCAAAATTTTCAGCATCTTCTCCCTGAAAGCATCTGATCCTGCTTGTATTATATAAGAAAGGTTACAAATTTAAGCCTCAAAAATTCACTAATACTTAccctaattcaaagaaaataattaatcatCACTACACTTGTATAATCAAACACGGAAATAAATGTCTAAGTCATGATACAATATGGCCTTGAATAGTGCtctttttcccaaattttctcagCAACCAAACAACAAAATCGTTACCTGAGAAGTGACGGTCTAAAAAACTGAGAACCCAAAATGCTTGTGGTGTGCGGTGATGAGAGCCTGCGAGGAACATTGAGAAAGCATGTGTACTTGAATGGCCGTCGATGGAGGGAGTTAGGTGTCGATTTGGGGAGGTTTATTAACGAAGCCCCATGTGTTATAATGGACATTGGAGCCATTTCTATGGAGCTCTGTGAATGCGAGGTTTCTTCTGGCAGGAGCAGCAGGCGAAGTGGCAGAGGCTGTCTGGCTCTGGGAGTAGCTCAAGTGGGATGTTTATTTGGAGGTTTATTATTGTCTTAAAAATaatactaatatttaaatattttttaatatttacttatataattaatataatattatttattataataactcAGTTCAAAATGATaataaagaaagaggaaaaattttaataattatatgaatttatctaattataatattatgattttttaatttaaaaatataatgtaaaatattaatttttttaattagataTTGATCTGAATAATTTTAGTATAGAAtttaatcaatatttttttttcaagtcatgtataaattgaattattCTTCTCTCTATAAACAGAATAATTTTTTACATATAGaaagaataattttatactttgtataagagagaagagagaaatattGATAAAACAAGATGTGAGAACTATTcatatcagtttctaactgaaaaatcaataattaGAAGTTAGAAagattttactgtataaaatttaaaaaattatgaggttttatattatattttaaaattaaatgaccgtaatgttacattttaaaattaaaagacagtaatgttataactatataagtttaaagataaatattaaaatttatctaaagAAAATTAAAGTGCACATTTAGCACTGAATTTGATAGactcaaattattttttaaaataaaaatattattagaaaaaaattatttaaaaaattattttaatatttttataattaaaatttattaaatttaattttaaattatttttaatttttttaattaatatatttaaaaaattaattttcttaattataattttaatagcaACACCAAACACATCACATTATCATTTTCAATATAACAATCCATATCTCGTTAATTAATTATCTGAAAAATTAACTTTTAAGGGTGGGCCAATTCTCCACAAGCTTCCCAAGTTTATCCAAAGTAtatcaaataaataattaaactcTTGTTTGGTTGGGGTAATAGCGAACtccaattaatttaatattaaaatttaattattatttaattaaaataaataaattaaaaaaaaaaaaatatatatatatatatatttaatttgtaTTACCAAAACTCACTTTTTAAGaagtaatttattaatatatcctTTAATTGATTACACTTTATATCATGAACTTCTAGAAAAATTGATTTGtacattaaataatttatattatattttttaataagtaAATTCTCTAAAAAATATACTCTGAAAAATGTGATATAAAATTTTAAGCAAAACAAGCCATAAATAACATATAACTTATGTACTAAATTAAGCATTTGATTTATTCCTCCTATTGATTTTACACTAATTAAacctttttttatattttcattaacTATTACTCTCTTCGTtccattttaatattttttttttaaattttttcataaaatttaagtaaataattagataacattgttttaaaaaaaaatattaataattaaatcaaatacatttatattattaaaacgtAAAAATGTATTcagaagaaataaatatattaaaaataataataaataaggataaaattataaaaaaaattaattaattttttttttaattttccaaaatattaaatataatgacTGAGCGTGCCAGCTGTTTGCACTAAACTCCAATCCAACGTGCTTCAGGCTTTCAGGTTTCAACTACCAACTACTTTCCCAAGCGCGTGTGTGCGTATGTGTTTCAACTGCCAACTATAAGATCCGACCTTAGGGCCCTGCTTTCAATTATATATTCAATATTAAACTCTTTTCTTTTCATGATGcttttacattttaaattaatttgcatATAAAAACGTATTTTAATATCACAAATTCCATGTTTAtcctttaaattatttttcttatctacctttaaattaattttattgaatatCATATTTTAATTATACATATTAAAGCAGTTtcagaataattaaaattaatatatatattttagccactgaaaaagtgaaaatgtatGCAGGGCCATAATGAAACCGACGGCTCTGTCCGGTCGCAACGCAGGAATGAAGGTAGTTGCATGCTTGGTTTGGAACTTTCTTCTACTTGCACAGCTTTTTAGGCCTCACGTGTCGACTCCAAAAAATTGTTCTtcttatttttctaaattttttaaccAACTCACCACGATTCTTGCTTGATACTGGGTGTTTCTTCAGTTTCTTCTCTCAATTTCGATCACATCTTCCATTTTGCATGCACAGTTTCGACTGTAAATTCCAGGTTCTTCTTTCCTTTTCAGCTCCCGTAGTAACGAAGCTTTTTTGCTTATTTTAccttttatttccttttcttggTGCTTATTTGCTGGTATGCGTGGACCCTAATCCTCTAGTTGGACCTGCTTGTTTTTATACCATCTTAGGTCATGTTATTTACTCTGTTTTGTTAGAATTCTTTACTGGAATAGCATTTTTCTTAGTGGGTTATTGTTCAAATCATAGTTCCAAATTTTGCATTTTCTTGGTGGTGGTTCAATTATTGTTCATGAAGTTCTTGTAATTCTTCTCAGAATTCAATACTGAATCTGGGATTTTTAGCTCTTTTAAGGGGAATGGCTTTCAGGGCCGTTCACTCTTGGACTTTGGGTGGTCTTATAGCGGCCTTCATTGACCTTGCTATTGCTTATACTCTGCTATGTGTGTCAGCTCTTGCATTTGTCCCATCAAAGTTCTTGAATTTCTTTGGATTTTATCTGCCATGTCCCTGTAGTGGGTTTTTTGGGTACCAAAATGATGATTTATGCTTGCACAGACTGCTTATTGATTGGCCAATAAGAAAGATTAATGCTGTTCAGGAGTTGGCGAAGAATAGGTTTCCTTTGAATTTGATTTGGTTTGGGCATGAATCCTGCAATTTCCATGTGGAAGGGGTTGGAAACAGAAAATGTGGAAATGGGATTTTTGAATTGGAGGGAGAAACATGTTGTCGTTCACTTTCGGGTCCAAGATTTCAGAGTCATGTTGATAGGAAAAGTAGGTATGTTGCTGAGGGGAAGAAGATTATGAACCAGAAACAGAAATCTGGGATCCAGTGGCGCAGAAGAGCTGCTGTTGGATATGGAAAACGTGAAATTGACGAATTCTTGGATACTGACAGTGGAATAGAAGATGGTTTCCTCGGTGAGAGACATATGCACCTTGATTAATTGCGTCGCCCTAGTACCTAATGGGGAAAGTGTTTTTTCCCCTCAATTATAGaatatggttttttttttatttcttccaCAATTAAATATGTTATGTTTAATTTTGTTGAGAATTATGGATGCAAGAATGTGAATATCAAATAGGCAAGCTACACAATGAACTAGGCTTGAAACTGGGCTCCCATCACCAAAATGTCCTTGGTTTGCCAACACTTATTTATCCTTCAATTTTCTTGTACACTGGGACTTATTCCCACAAGTGATACTCCAACAACTAATTTTTTCGTTGATGATTCATGCTACATGTTTTTCAGTATTAACTAACAGATTGGAATCAGGATATTATTTTGAGGATATTCTGAATAGGGTTATGATATGAGTTCTAAATTGGATTCTTTTGAAACTTGAATTCATTGTTTCATATTTATCACCAGAATGCAAACTGACCATTGGTAATGCTGGTTTAGGTAATCGAGATGTTCCAAATGGCACTGATTTCAGTGAAAGAATAAGCCATCGGTTTGAATTGGATGGATCCAATGGGAAGGGTAAAGGCATCAACTGGGATCAATTATCTGTTGAAAATTTTACCTGTGATGTTGAAGACAGTGCTGGAAATGATGCAAATGTTATCCTTGTGTTGGAACAAGCACTTGAAGAAGAGAAAGCCACCCATGCAGCTCTTTTCCAAGAGTTGGAGAAAGAGAGGGCTGCTGCTGCAACTGCTGTTGATGAAGTCATGGCAATGATATTGCGGCTGCAAGAGGATAAGGCATCAATTGAAATGGAAGCGAGGCAGTATCAACGGGTGATAGAAGAAAAATGTGCTTATGATGAAGAAAAGATGAACATTCTGAAAGAGATCCTTGTTAGGAGGGAGAGGGAGATTCATTTTCTGGAGAAGGAGATTGAGGCTTATGAGCAGATGAACTTTATGGGAAATGATCAGTTGGAAGGCGATTCAAGCTTTAAGATAGATAAGAAAGAACAGACACCTTCATTTTCCATTGATTCAAATGAGAATCCAGTACCAGTGCTGCAGCAGATTGAGAATAGTAAATCCATTGGTGAAAAGGAAGTGGCAACTAATCCAAAATGGCCTTCTAATCATGAACATATACATACACTTGCTTTGGGGAAAGAAATGATGTCAAAGCACATGGAGTTAACTTCTGACTTTTCTGCTTCAGAAGGATTGGTGCAGAAAACTCTTAGTGTGGCAGGGAAAGAAAAAACAGAAAGGGATATCAGGGTGATATCACCAGGAATGAAGGCACCCCAAACTTGTGGCAGCAGTGGAGAAGAGCTAGAGAAAGAGTGGAATCAAGCAGGCTGCAACATGCATAGTTCAATGCTTGACACGGAATCAACTGTTTATGACATACATGTCATTGATGAAAAAACTGTACATGGAAAGGAGAATGGTGGAAAAGAAAGCGGACCATTGAGTGCTACCACTTCAGATTCTGGGGTTCAGAATAGTATATTTTTTAGAGATTGTCCTACTATAAGCATGGCAGAAATTGAGCCTAAACTTCATGGAAACTCTTCCAATAAGTGTAGAAACTCGCTATTTTTGGGTAGTTCACTGTACAAAACTCTTACTATTGACTTGCGGATGCATTCTTCATCTGCTGTTGATGGTGAAAGGTTGAAAATTGACAATGAGGTTGAATGGCTTAGAGAAAGGCTTCGAATAGtgcaagaagaaaaagagaagttgACTTTCTCTACAGAGCACAGGGAAAGGGTAAATGCTCTATTGAGCCTTGTGGAAGATATAGTGAACCAGCTTCGAGAGATTCAGCTTCTGCGAGAACCTGTGTGGCAGGCTTCTTAACCTCCATCATCTTCTAAGGTGTGTTACTAGAGTTTTACTCTACTGCTACTTGTGGTTTTTTCACCTCTTTCTCATCATTTCTGACATCCGATATTATAGTTTCTGGTTCGTTCTCATATGACAAGGACACTGATATGAGTGCTGGTTTTAATTTCTAAACGACTCATCCCAGGAAAAAAAAACAATGTGACGTCACAGGTGACAGATGTAGAATTTAGACTTTACGAGGAAAGGCATATATGCTTCCAGAAAACGAAAGCAAACTTTATTTGATTCTTATGAAATTAGCCTAatgaatatttttctttttttttttgagggaAGCCTAATGAATAAAGTTAAAACCAAATGAACAGGGAAAGGTAAAACAATTAGCAATCAAACAAAAGACTAAAGAGAAGGCCTTTTACTCTACAATCCATTTGCTAGAGTGATAAACTTAACCCACTTGACTGGTAGACCCCAAAAAAATGCAGAGGAGGATCCATTTGCTACATCCCAAATCAGTACTTGACGAACAGTTTCCCTCCTATATAAGGAAATTCTGTACCCATCTAAAAAGATATGTAGGTTGTTGACAAACCTCTTTATAAGAAATTCTATGTAATAAGATACACCTGGAGCATTGTTTCTTTCTATTCGAAGAAAGGCAAATCTCAGCTCAAGCATTAACAATAAGCAGAATTAAGGAACAGTAATGTTCCTATATGTGTGAATGACTGAGTGtctgaattattttttttatatgctcCTTGATTCCATTTATTTTCTGCATGGAATCTGAAATAATGTGCAAGATTAATTTAGATAAGCAAAATTGATTTCATtcattttgtcacgacccaacttgtaggccggaccggtactaggacctgggccagcctaaagcccccgaggcccgttgtaagcctaactattcctcaactcaatcctaaggcccatttgggcccaatttcaaaaattcaaccggacagagtccggccataaaatggatcgttcaacggggagtttttaactcgtccaacctgtaaacacaatatataataaatttgggagctcagctcacacTCTACATGCTTATAATATCAAAAGTCCAATGGGAGCTCAGTTCCCTCATCCCATCCAATCatacatacagttaataattttacaggtccaacataacttttataatacaggcccaaaataaaaataagtacttctaacacatgcggaatctAAAATTTAACTAGAttgtataaaatacattaaatactattaatggtcctgcgaagaagaagaacatgttagccacaacaaataatcctcctgtagcctggaaaaatagatgaataggagtgagcgttcgactcagagagtaaaataccaattttaagcacaatttctatagctatctaaagctaatgtaccTTGTGGAATGAAATGTaacatcatcataatttttatacaatttacatcataacagcaaaaaggcaatttggagcactcacataccCAACACTATCAAGCAATACatgtatgggagctgatcccctatacagcccttttaatccaacctctgtcagcaagtgtctcttaagccgtgtctactcccgaaggaccgggtcccaacgaGTTTCTCTCAACCCGCATCTACCTGTTCTGTCTATATCCACACGCACACTAATGCAcatacactgctccaaattatcacaaataacatccatggcacttcaacaattatgaatgcaatataaaatgtgcctagtatttaactacatagatacatatttataagtgatgtatgggcatgcttgaacatataataatatcgaaattaccattaaaattaatattttactcacagtactgtagacaccatattttgaccGACCTCCGAAGTCAAGGAACTTTAAAATCGACTTTATCATTCGCTCTCAACCGATGTCCTCCGATCACTAATGGCTTTTTCGAACTCATTGATTGCTCGACCATGGAATAAACCGATCTCACGCTTAAGTtaattgtttttcgatctcttattaGATGGGTTCGAATCAATATTGGGTCTCTTGCCTACTGATACTCTCCGATCTCTCTGTACAAATATTGTAGAACTTCGTTCGACTAATGATGTGATCAGACTTCTCGTTTGAAGATCCCAgattttccttaaaataaagttaaagttTCTATCTGGtctaatgatgattccgatcttaagagttcaagtcaatgtcaagtctttgcaattctaatgttctaaagttttacccggtatttggtcatggcttagtTCGATTTCATGCTTATGTGTAATGTTTTTCTGATTTTTTATGTTCtgattaataatcgctttcaagATTAATGTTCAAATACGTTCAAATAATTACTCATGCAATTTGAACGCTTTCCAATCTCattaagaaattgaacaaaaagggatttatattcatttcaaagtaaaatatatacaagtcatttaGCAGGTGGATCATCCCCAGCCTGCTCCCCAGGTACATCATCTGCTCTctgattctctctctctctctcttccgctCCTCGTCGCTCTCCTCTTCGGCCTCTGGAATGAGCTGATTCATCCagaagaagtcctcctcaggataacacttcctcagctcggccaggagatcatTATGGGCTCCAGCCTCTTTCATTGTGCTTTCCTCTTCCTAGGCTCGGAGCTCCTCTTGCTGGGCCCGGAGCTCCTCCTCCTTGGCTtggagctcctcctccttcgCCTGAAGCTTCTCAGAAAAATGAGCAAGATCGACAGATCGACCATCCCTAGAGTCTTCAAGTTCTCGCTCCACCTCCGCTATCCTCTCTTCGTAATGCTTCATCCGATCTTCCATTCTGGCGATGTAGTCATTAGCAGAGGAGAGTTGAGTTTGTGCAGCTGAGGCATCCTAGACCGCCTTAAGAATCTCTCTCCTTAAGGCGTGGGCTTTCTCTCGGATCACATGTTGATTGgcaatagcctccaagcccaaGCTCATTGTCTGAATTAGAATATCATcgatgctctcctctgccaatctattccgatcttcttggaagcagataGAGGTGCCCATGTCTTTGGCTAGGCCGGGGTTCCCTCGGGTGGAACGATTCCTTTCCAGTGATTGGATCAGGAGCTGAGTGCCCCGAGAAAGCGTCCTAACAGTAGGACCAGAAGACTCCCCTTCCATATTAGACGAGATCGgaggaggcaggggaggtggaAGTTTGATCTGCTAAGGAGGAGGAATGACGACCTCTACTTCTGGGATCGGCTGCTCCTGAGGTCGGGGAGGGGAGCTCGGTACCTCTATCAATTCTTGCTGAGGAGTCTGAGTAGCAGTAATAGTGGCCTCCTTCATCGCCCGCACCTTTCGGGAGACTtccctctttcgcttgcggcTCCTTAGAAGCGtcgccacccgccatacctgcacagaggagaagtcagtgagttcgctaagattcaaAGGCTAGAGATATGGATTGTACCAGGACCGAGGTCAGAGAACTGAAACTCATAGTCTTCAtcagtgatcagccgcatcatccaccacTTCAGTTTGGCCATAACCGCATTTAAGCACGAGAATTTGTAGGTGGAtgcctgagactttaactctttcaccataaCGTCTTCGTCCTCATTTAAGGTGATCTTCTTCGGAATTGAAgcgaccaggtgttgccaactctgttggataccctcaaagccgttcagaattttgctcctcaatataaaaaatcagttctttcaatttttcagcgaagaagggagatcggtgaagagcccacagtTTGGCTTTACCTGAAAGAACCAaaactcatcatccttccttcgggcaagcctgtacagctcggcaaagactttagCCGTGGGCTCTAGTTTCTTAGCTCGGCAGAGACCCCTAAAGGCTACTAAAGTCTGccaggagttcggatgtacttgagcTACCGAAACATGGTGAAAGTTTAGGACAGCCTTGTAAAATTCATCCAAAGGAAAACGGAGTCCGGCCTTCAACTGCTCTTCTTATACCATGATGAGATCAccttcatcaaagaagtgatcggcccgaAAATCGCCATGACATTTGATTAGCTCAAAAGAGTCGATCCgcagtgtcgacaccatattttggccgatccccgaaatcaataaactttgaaaccgatactaagtccccatatcatttaaagcctcaccgatctctcaaaccaattgtcaagtctcctgaccagtcaattacatttctgatctctcttgttaaacgagattgaaccaacattaggcctttatgccaccagtcttattgccgatctcccttttaaaagtttgggaataatcaagttaaggttccaatccggtttaatgatgattccgatcttaaatattcaaatcaaatttccaattttaatcaagtctcgTTTAGcatttgttctcagccgatctcatgcttatagtgttttccgacctcttacacttagattaataatcacttttagttgttgttctaatatgttcagacaatcaagtgcttatacaacttagatactttccgatcgcatctaatcattgaacaaaaaggggaatttcatttcatttcaaattaaaatttatacaagtcattcggctggaagaTCAcatccagcctgttctacattttggtcaccccctctatcaccttcggcatcctcctcgctatcctcctcGTCCTGGGGAgctagatccaccatccaggagaagtcctcctcgggataacgcttcctgagctcggccaagagatccccatgagcgttcacataagcaccggcctcccttgtcactgcctcttcttcttttgctttaagctcctcagtgaggcgagcgacttcagcagctcagagcgcccgaacctcttcaagaacatgagcttgctcagccagcttatcctcgtagaatttcatccgcccctcaatttcagatatgtagttttgggcggacgaaagttgagatcggagggaagcagcttcctgacccaccttctcgacatcctgcctcaagcggtgagccttctcccgaata
It contains:
- the LOC110663220 gene encoding uncharacterized protein LOC110663220 codes for the protein MAPMSIITHGASLINLPKSTPNSLHRRPFKYTCFLNVPRRLSSPHTTSILGSQFFRPSLLRIRCFQGEDAENFEVSEESLDGQNRGANEIIRNQKNNTSAEGNSFLLMLAIAVGVAAIITITSIGLKRPSVGSLFGVQCLAEGSTSSAMASTSLGFTFKAFGYRIILPEYAPGWIYFWLLMAAGCGLFISEEALNVWVGINLSRMLSVDGTWQSFVDSFSRNAPYVMSTVLWVYWGVCISDMIPFYLGKLFRKHGATDDVCSKLGIGEEKVLRITRTVQKYGNLAGIVERFSLGVRNPTSFLAGTLGISPGLFFAGVCCGGLITLPLQLGIGFLLRERPLVAMATVATVVGIWTIFPYAVAVLTALFLYMQRCYST
- the LOC110663222 gene encoding uncharacterized protein LOC110663222 isoform X2; protein product: MHSFDCKFQELAKNRFPLNLIWFGHESCNFHVEGVGNRKCGNGIFELEGETCCRSLSGPRFQSHVDRKSRYVAEGKKIMNQKQKSGIQWRRRAAVGYGKREIDEFLDTDSGIEDGFLGNRDVPNGTDFSERISHRFELDGSNGKGKGINWDQLSVENFTCDVEDSAGNDANVILVLEQALEEEKATHAALFQELEKERAAAATAVDEVMAMILRLQEDKASIEMEARQYQRVIEEKCAYDEEKMNILKEILVRREREIHFLEKEIEAYEQMNFMGNDQLEGDSSFKIDKKEQTPSFSIDSNENPVPVLQQIENSKSIGEKEVATNPKWPSNHEHIHTLALGKEMMSKHMELTSDFSASEGLVQKTLSVAGKEKTERDIRVISPGMKAPQTCGSSGEELEKEWNQAGCNMHSSMLDTESTVYDIHVIDEKTVHGKENGGKESGPLSATTSDSGVQNSIFFRDCPTISMAEIEPKLHGNSSNKCRNSLFLGSSLYKTLTIDLRMHSSSAVDGERLKIDNEVEWLRERLRIVQEEKEKLTFSTEHRERVNALLSLVEDIVNQLREIQLLREPVWQAS
- the LOC110663222 gene encoding uncharacterized protein LOC110663222 isoform X1, translated to MAFRAVHSWTLGGLIAAFIDLAIAYTLLCVSALAFVPSKFLNFFGFYLPCPCSGFFGYQNDDLCLHRLLIDWPIRKINAVQELAKNRFPLNLIWFGHESCNFHVEGVGNRKCGNGIFELEGETCCRSLSGPRFQSHVDRKSRYVAEGKKIMNQKQKSGIQWRRRAAVGYGKREIDEFLDTDSGIEDGFLGNRDVPNGTDFSERISHRFELDGSNGKGKGINWDQLSVENFTCDVEDSAGNDANVILVLEQALEEEKATHAALFQELEKERAAAATAVDEVMAMILRLQEDKASIEMEARQYQRVIEEKCAYDEEKMNILKEILVRREREIHFLEKEIEAYEQMNFMGNDQLEGDSSFKIDKKEQTPSFSIDSNENPVPVLQQIENSKSIGEKEVATNPKWPSNHEHIHTLALGKEMMSKHMELTSDFSASEGLVQKTLSVAGKEKTERDIRVISPGMKAPQTCGSSGEELEKEWNQAGCNMHSSMLDTESTVYDIHVIDEKTVHGKENGGKESGPLSATTSDSGVQNSIFFRDCPTISMAEIEPKLHGNSSNKCRNSLFLGSSLYKTLTIDLRMHSSSAVDGERLKIDNEVEWLRERLRIVQEEKEKLTFSTEHRERVNALLSLVEDIVNQLREIQLLREPVWQAS
- the LOC110663222 gene encoding uncharacterized protein LOC110663222 isoform X3 — protein: MNQKQKSGIQWRRRAAVGYGKREIDEFLDTDSGIEDGFLGNRDVPNGTDFSERISHRFELDGSNGKGKGINWDQLSVENFTCDVEDSAGNDANVILVLEQALEEEKATHAALFQELEKERAAAATAVDEVMAMILRLQEDKASIEMEARQYQRVIEEKCAYDEEKMNILKEILVRREREIHFLEKEIEAYEQMNFMGNDQLEGDSSFKIDKKEQTPSFSIDSNENPVPVLQQIENSKSIGEKEVATNPKWPSNHEHIHTLALGKEMMSKHMELTSDFSASEGLVQKTLSVAGKEKTERDIRVISPGMKAPQTCGSSGEELEKEWNQAGCNMHSSMLDTESTVYDIHVIDEKTVHGKENGGKESGPLSATTSDSGVQNSIFFRDCPTISMAEIEPKLHGNSSNKCRNSLFLGSSLYKTLTIDLRMHSSSAVDGERLKIDNEVEWLRERLRIVQEEKEKLTFSTEHRERVNALLSLVEDIVNQLREIQLLREPVWQAS